The Spirochaeta lutea region TGATATTTAAATCAATTAATACTCTTTTCATGGAATTCCTTTCTGAGTTCTTTTTTATCTGGGATTTCATTCATTTCCAGAATTCCATATAATTCTTTTGCGGATGACGAAATATCTGATGTGTCTATTTCAGTTTTCAGATGGATAAAATAATTTTCAACAATATTTGATATGGATTGATGTGTTTTCTTTGAATATTCATGAGCGAAATCAATTATTGATTCGTCCACATTTAACGTTAGCTTCTTGTTCATAGCGACCCCACGTACAATTCTAATTAATTATTACGTAATATTCAATTTTTCATTTCATTGATTTATTAGTCTTTCCTACATCACATTTTGTTCTTAGGTTGCGAGTAAATTTTTGATCTACATAACGACGAGTTGAGCGGTGAGCCGTCCATTGGCATGTGTTTTTGCATCAGCAAAAACCATGCAAATAGGCGAATCCGTCTCAAACTCCTTGTTATGTGGCCTCCATTCTACTTTTTATTTTTTCGAAATACGTAAAAGTATCTTTCATCATATTCCTGAAAATCTAAAAAATGATATCCATTATTAGATAGCCATTCAAATGCGCTAAAAGG contains the following coding sequences:
- a CDS encoding DUF6364 family protein, translated to MNKKLTLNVDESIIDFAHEYSKKTHQSISNIVENYFIHLKTEIDTSDISSSAKELYGILEMNEIPDKKELRKEFHEKSIN